A single region of the Brachypodium distachyon strain Bd21 chromosome 3, Brachypodium_distachyon_v3.0, whole genome shotgun sequence genome encodes:
- the LOC100838702 gene encoding proline-rich receptor-like protein kinase PERK8, whose amino-acid sequence MHGSTAALDAVHHAVVAAVAAAFVALAAALLLLLWRRKKRMAGRGPGAPHGLASSDEAPAAQALPLPVVPLADVERATDGFHSSRVIGQGPHFTVYALAAASPGARDQEAQLAAKRMRPHLILGDPGGRRFPPSVRSLPILPRHPNLAALVGLSEGPGERVLLVQRAPAGSRALHALLHDDKHPPLTWRRRAAVAAGAARGLAHLHAHGVPHGRVRPCNVLVVAAAVAGGARAVVCDYGLAGFLGDVVRAEEEDDVYMFGALLLEVMTGRRWDGGRLAGWALPLIRRGGIGVSAEDRQVLLDARAGKADLQPRLLARMARVALACVGNSDARSRPGMAEVSAILDDVDAAYGRCRDDGVQPEEDGGEERHSGCLLGPGRSAHKAEMLLRNPV is encoded by the coding sequence ATGCACGGCAGTACCGCCGCCCTGGACGCCGtccaccacgccgtcgtggccgccgtcgccgcggcgTTCGTCGCTctggccgccgcgctcctcctcctgctctgGCGAAGAAAGAAGCGCATGGCCGGCCGCGGCCCCGGCGCCCCCCACGGCTTGGCCTCGTCCGACGAAGCTCCGGCCGCACAGGCACTGCCTCTGCCGGTGGTGCCGCTGGCCGACGTGGAGCGCGCCACCGACGGGTTCCACTCGAGCCGGGTGATCGGGCAAGGCCCGCACTTCACCGTCTACGCGTTAGCAGCGGCGTCCCCCGGGGCTAGGGATCAGGAGGCTCAGCTCGCCGCCAAGCGCATGCGGCCGCACCTCATCCTCGGCGACCcgggcggccgccgcttcccTCCATCCGTGAGGTCCCTGCCCATCCTCCCGCGCCACCCCAACCTGGCCGCGCTCGTCGGCCTGTCCGAGGGCCCCGGCGAGCGCGTCCTCCTGGTCCAACGCGCCCCCGCCGGCTCCCGAGCCCTCCACGCCCTCCTCCACGACGATAAGCATCCACCGCTCAcgtggcgccggcgcgcggcggtcgcggccggcgcggcgagAGGGCTGGCGCACCTGCACGCGCACGGCGTGCCGCACGGCCGCGTGCGCCCCTGCAACGTCCTCGTCGTTGCCGCCGCtgtcgcgggcggcgcgcgtgcCGTGGTCTGCGACTACGGGCTGGCGGGATTCCTCGGCGACGTCGTCcgtgcggaggaggaggacgacgtgTACATGTTCGgggcgctgctgctggaggTCATGACCGGCAGGCGGTGGGACGGGGGCCGGCTGGCGGGCTGGGCGCTGCCGCTGAtacgccgcggcggcatcggcgTGTCGGCGGAGGATCGTCAGGTGCTGCTGGACGCGCGGGCCGGCAAGGCAGATCTGCAGCCGCGGCTGCTGGCGCGGATGGCGAGGGTGGCTCTGGCGTGCGTGGGGAACAGCGACGCGCGGAGCCGGCCCGGCATGGCGGAGGTGTCGGCCATCCTCGACGACGTGGACGCGGCGTACGGGCGCTGCCGGGACGACGGGGTgcagccggaggaggacggcggcgaggagcgccACAGCGGGTGCCTCCTTGGCCCGGGCCGCAGCGCGCACAAGGCGGAGATGCTGCTCCGGAATCCGGTGTGA
- the LOC100839007 gene encoding receptor-like protein kinase HSL1, protein MTPLLLLFLLLCTPATPAASLAADFSVLLAAKDALSDPASALSAWRTPSPLSPCRWPHILCSSSDDDPTIASLLLSNLSLAGEFPKPLCSLSSLVRLDLSYNSLTGPLPPCLAELQSLKHLNLAGNSFTGEIPRSFGAGFPSLSTLNLAGNDISGEFPAFLANVSALEELLLAYNPFTPSPVPDAIAHGLPRLRVLWLAGCGLVGNIPASIGNLKRLVNLDLSTNNLTGEIPESIGGLESVVQIELYSNKLSGRVPAGLGKLKKLRFLDVAMNRLSGEIPPDLLLAPGLESLHLYENELSGRVPSTLGQAPALNDLRLFSNRLVGELPPEFGKNCPLEFIDLSDNRISGRIPATLCSAGKLEQLLILNNELDGPIPAELGECRTLTRVRLPNNRLSGPVPLDMWSLPHLYLLELAGNALSGTVGPGIALAQNLSQLLLSDNHFAGVLPAELGSLTNLVELSAANNGFSGPLPATLADLSTLGRIDLRNNSISGELPQGVRRWQKLTQLDLADNRLTGSIPPGLGELPVLNSLDLSSNELTGGVPAQLENLKLSLLNLSNNRLSGDLSPVFSGDMYDDSFLGNPALCRGGACSGGRRGAGAAGRRSAESIITIAGVILVLGVAWFCYKYRSHYSAEASAGNKQWVVTSFHKAEFHEEDILSCLHDEHNVIGAGAAGKVYKAFLGRGGDEDVVAVKKLWGAARNKELSSSSSSSNKDGFEAEVATLGRVRHKNIVKLWCCLRSGDRRLLVYEYMPNGSLGDLLHGGKGAVLDWPMRYRIMVDAAEGLSYLHHDCAPPIVHRDVKSNNILLDADFGAKVADFGVARAIVGSGNNGRRAPDAAVSAIAGSCGYIAPEYSYTLRITEKSDVYSFGVVMLELVTGKRPVGGPELGDKDLVRWVCGSIEREGVDAVLDPRLAAGAGESCRAEMRKVLSVALLCTSSLPINRPSMRSVVKLLLEVLPDSKPALVLELEEKPPLDVV, encoded by the exons ATGActcccctgctcctcctcttcctcctgctctGCACCCCCGCCACGCCCGCCGcatccctcgccgccgacttctccgtcctcctcgccgccaaaGACGCGCTCTCCGACCCCGCCTCCGCGCTCTCAGCATGGCGCACACCTTCCCCCCTCTCCCCATGCCGCTGGCCGCACATCCTCTGCAGCTCGTCCGACGATGACCCAACcatcgcctccctcctcctctccaacCTCTCGCTCGCCGGCGAATTCCCAAAACCGCTCTGCTCGCTGAGTTCCCTCGTCCGCCTCGACCTCTCCTACAACTCGCTCACCGGCCCCTTGCCTCCCTGCCTCGCCGAATTACAGTCGCTAAAACACCTCAACCTCGCCGGGAATTCGTTCACCGGAGAAATCCCGAGGAGCTTCGGCGCCGGGTTCCCTTCCCTCTCGACGCTCAACCTCGCCGGGAACGACATCTCGGGCGAGTTCCCGGCGTTCCTGGCAAATGTCAGCGCCCTCGAGGAGCTCCTGCTCGCGTACAACCCTTTCACGCCTTCCCCTGTCCCGGACGCCATCGCCCACGGTCTGCCACGGCTCCGCGTGCTGTGGCTCGCTGGGTGCGGCCTCGTCGGGAACATCCCGGCTTCCATCGGGAACCTGAAACGCCTCGTCAACCTCGACCTCTCCACGAACAATTTAACCGGCGAGATCCCGGAGAGCATCGGGGGATTGGAGAGCGTCGTGCAGATCGAGCTCTACTCGAACAAGCTCTCCGGCAGGGTCCCGGCCGGGCTGGGCAAGCTCAAGAAGCTGCGGTTCCTGGACGTCGCCATGAACCGGCTGTCGGGGGAGATACCGCCGGACCTGCTCCTCGCGCCGGGGCTGGAGAGCCTGCACCTGTACGAGAACGAGCTGTCCGGCCGCGTTCCGTCGACGCTGGGGCAGGCGCCGGCGTTGAACGACCTGAGGCTGTTCAGCAACCGCCTGGTCGGGGAGCTTCCGCCGGAGTTCGGGAAGAACTGCCCGCTCGAGTTCATCGACCTGTCGGACAACCGGATTTCAGGCCGGATTCCGGCCACGCTGTGCAGCGCAGGGAAGCTGGAGCAGCTCCTGATACTGAACAACGAGCTTGACGGACCGATCCCGGCCGAGCTTGGGGAATGCCGGACGCTGACGCGTGTCCGGCTGCCGAACAACCGGCTGTCCGGGCCCGTGCCGCTGGACATGTGGAGCCTGCCGCATCTGTACCTTCTAGAGCTCGCGGGGAACGCTCTGTCCGGCACCGTGGGGCCAGGCATTGCCCTGGCGCAGAACCTGTCGCAGCTGCTGCTATCCGACAACCATTTCGCCGGCGTGCTGCCGGCGGAGCTAGGCAGCCTGACAAACCTGGTCGAGCTGTCGGCCGCCAACAACGGGTTCTCCGGTCCTCTGCCAGCGACGCTCGCTGATCTGTCCACGCTCGGCAGGATTGATTTACGGAACAACTCGATCTCCGGGGAGCTGCCACAAGGTGTTCGACGGTGGCAGAAGCTGACGCAGCTCGACCTGGCAGACAACCGGCTCACGGGGAGCATCCCGCCGGGGCTCGGGGAGCTCCCCGTGCTGAATTCGCTGGACTTGTCGAGCAACGAGCTCACTGGCGGCGTGCCGGCGCAGCTGGAGAACCTCAAGCTGAGCCTGCTCAACCTTTCCAACAACCGGCTCAGCGGCGACCTGTCTCCTGTCTTCTCGGGCGACATGTACGACGACAGCTTCCTGGGGAACCCTGCTCTCTGCCGCGGCGGAGCGTGCTCCGGCGGGCGCAGAGGGGCGGGCGCAGCCGGCCGTCGGAGCGCCGAGTCCATCATTACCATCGCCGGAGTCATCCTCGTCCTCGGCGTGGCGTGGTTCTGCTACAAGTACCGGAGCCATTACAGCGCGGAGGCCAGCGCCGGAAACAAGCAGTGGGTGGTGACATCGTTCCACAAGGCGGAGTTCCACGAGGAAGACATCCTGAGCTGCCTGCACGACGAGCACAACGTGAtcggcgcgggcgccgccggcaAGGTGTACAAGGCATTcctcggccgcggcggggacGAAGACGTGGTGGCCGTGAAGAAGCTGTGGGGCGCGGCGAGGAACAAGgagctgtcgtcgtcgtcttcgtcctccaaCAAGGATGGCTtcgaggcggaggtggcgacGCTGGGCAGGGTCCGGCACAAGAACATCGTGAAGCTCTGGTGCTGCCTCCGCAGCGGCGACCGGAGGCTGCTGGTGTACGAGTACATGCCCAACGGCAGCCTGGGCGACCTGCTCCACGGCGGCAAGGGCGCCGTCCTGGACTGGCCGATGCGGTACAGGATCATGGTCGACGCCGCGGAGGGCCTCTCCTACCTGCACCACGACTGCGCGCCGCCCATCGTGCACCGGGACGTCAAGTCCAACAAcatcctcctcgacgccgacTTCGGCGCAAAGGTCGCCGACTTCGGCGTCGCCAGGGCCATCGTCGGCAGCGGCAACaacggccgccgcgccccggaCGCCGCCGTGTCCGCCATCGCCGGCTCCTGCGGCTACATTGCTCCCG AGTACTCGTACACGCTGCGGATCACGGAGAAGagcgacgtgtacagcttcggcgtGGTGATGTTGGAGCTGGTGACCGGCAAGAGGCCCGTGGGGGGGCCGGAGCTGGGCGACAAGGACCTGGTGAGGTGGGTGTGCGGCAGCATCGAGCGCGAAGGGGTGGACGCCGTGCTGGACCCGaggctcgccgccggcgccggcgagtcCTGCAGGGCCGAGATGCGCAAGGTCCTCAGCGTGGCCCTGCTCTGCACGTCCAGCCTCCCCATCAACCGCCCGTCGATGAGGTCCGTCGTGAAGCTGCTGCTCGAGGTGCTGCCGGACAGCAAGCCCGCTCTTGtgctggagctggaggagaAGCCGCCTCTTGATGTCGTCTGA
- the LOC100828213 gene encoding nudix hydrolase 15, mitochondrial encodes MGGELGRNIEALIQRLRLHQPPPSPYSGDPSTAATPAAAELFRPRRAAVLVCLFQGAAGELRVLLTKRASSLSTHSGEVALPGGKADEGDADDAATALREAKEEIGLDSTLVTVVSSLEHFLSKHLLVVVPVVGILSDIQAFKPVLNVGEVDDIFDVPLEMFLKDEHRTSEEREWMGQEFTLHHFNYEKGNKKYKIWGLTAGILIHAASVVYQRPPDFAERRVQFNLPKYSKEYSSMP; translated from the exons ATGGGGGGGGAGCTCGGCAGGAACATCGAAGCGCTCATCCAACGGCTGAGGCTCCACCAGCCGCCTCCTTCCCCTTACTCCGGTGATCCCTCCACGGCGGCaacccctgccgccgccgagctcttTCGGCCTCGGAGGGCCGCCGTGCTGGTCTGCCTCTTCcagggcgccgccggcgagctccgcgtcctcctcaccaagcgcgcctcctccctctccaccCACTCCG GGGAGGTTGCATTGCCAGGAGGAAAAGCTGACGAGGGTGATGCTGATGATGCAGCAACAGCATTAAGGGAGGCGAAGGAGGAGATCGGGCTTGATTCAACCCTGGTCACTGTCGTTTCCTCGCTTGAGCACTTCTTGTCCAAG CATCTTCTGGTAGTTGTTCCTGTTGTTGGCATACTCTCAGATATACAGGCATTCAAACCTGTCCTTAATGTTGGTGAGGTGGACGATATTTTTGATGTACCTCTGGAGATGTTCCTCAAG GACGAGCACAGGACATCGGAAGAGCGAGAATGGATGGGGCAGGAATTCACACTTCATCACTTTAATTATGAGAAAGGGAACAAAAAGTACAAGATTTGGGGCCTTACTGCCGGCATCTTGATACATGCCGCTTCAGTCGTATACCAGCGGCCACCAGACTTTGCTGAGCGAAGAGTACAGTTCAACTTGCCAAAATACTCGAAGGAGTATTCTTCAATGCCATGA
- the LOC100828516 gene encoding nudix hydrolase 15, mitochondrial, whose translation MEGQEPGADLEALIRRLRLHQPPPSPYAGHPPTAATTAADELFQPRRAAVLVCLFRGTAGELRVILTKRSSSLSTHSGEVALPGGKADKGDADNAATALREAEEEIGLDPCLVTVVASLEHFLSKHLLVVVPIVGVLSDIEAFKPVLNIHEVDDMFDVPMEMFLKDENRRSEERERMGQIFTIQYFDYEKGNKKYVIWGLTARILIHAASIVYQRPPDFVERRLQFSMPKY comes from the exons ATGGAGGGACAGGAGCCTGGTGCGGATCTCGAGGCGCTCATCCGGCGGCTGCGGCTCCACcagccgcctccctccccgtACGCTGGCCATCCACCCACCGCggcgaccaccgccgccgacgaactGTTTCAGCCGAGGAGAGCCGCCGTGCTGGTCTGCCTCTTCCGGGgcaccgccggcgagctccgcgTCATCCTCACCAAGCGCTCATCTTCCCTCTCCACCCACTCCG GGGAGGTTGCATTGCCAGGCGGAAAAGCCGATAAAGGTGATGCTGACAATGCAGCAACAGCTCTCCGGGAGGCTGAGGAGGAGATTGGGCTCGACCCATGTCTGGTCACCGTTGTTGCCTCTCTCGAGCACTTCTTGTCAAAG CATCTTCTGGTAGTTGTTCCTATTGTTGGCGTACTCTCAGATATAGAAGCATTTAAACCTGTTCTTAACATCCACGAGGTCGATGACATGTTCGATGTACCTATGGAGATGTTCCTCAAG GATGAGAACAGGAGATCCGAGGAGCGAGAACGAATGGGGCAGATCTTCACAATTCAGTACTTCGATTATGAGAAAGGAAACAAGAAGTATGTAATCTGGGGTCTGACTGCCCGCATCCTGATCCATGCAGCTTCAATTGTATACCAGCGGCCACCGGACTTTGTTGAGCGAAGATTGCAATTCAGCATGCCAAAGTACTAA